One window from the genome of Hydractinia symbiolongicarpus strain clone_291-10 chromosome 1, HSymV2.1, whole genome shotgun sequence encodes:
- the LOC130630553 gene encoding uncharacterized protein LOC130630553 isoform X1: MSTEEIADVQHDQEVFRSTTLIFLRAPEVCSPVVRSQHSRVKVTMCGHTGKVRKVFDIERESFKKLCDIPSEYSWDYMNASLRNVFKFLRRDYAVISKESLAEIIPAYWCNVFKNLLKDTWTEVDEDFYDLLHSDNYSWMQYIVDHALANITPPEQLMLVSFMGLSIVTYVTDLGYEQMRQCVSNDLLYSIFKYVFPHLRCFDNKTNNARRLQSLCLFVVYNCARNPANRSSYRSSSFLDGAQFSQSGISLKVKDKVIFPNESVYEILMNIFDVTKQVLTNTKFQEDVDKEYMQNVHILAVLSLAYLFEEGVDAMQFSATDEIIIYLQSSIYSALKSPTFIHLTFSLEELLNGLEKLAVNKDNQERMITHRVLVLLLKVLQRSDLPNLACAAALKVLWQLSFNHASKIKETLLDVICDLKEHNNDNIRENAEGVMWELEDRAEKKISTSGPQKHIMLSYCWAQQDVVKKIALLLKESGFNLWLDIDKMTGSTIDAMAEAVENATIVLMFVSRNYKESAACQSEAKYASYRGVLIIPIMLENNWKPDGWLGLIICTLLYFKFPEDNELAFSSKYHELHTEIIRRCKEKGIAIPGAKNVATSSVNAMHVNNWTKGPKGSSLELQNCVRKTYVDEHVEPSIENLVQGGNEDYFKELDSLCPTSQKTPSGNANMWNKQEICDWLEQNKIDRNKFSSNLTLDGELLKFLYELRLQHPVQFYKFLENDLQLKSLEDVSRFVIGLGKLQFD, encoded by the exons atgtCCACTGAAGAAATTGCTGATGTTCAGCATGATCAGGAGGTATTCAG GAGCACCACTTTAATTTTTCTCAGAGCACCAGAAGTATGCTCTCCAGTGGTGCGAAGTCAACATTCAAG AGTCAAAGTGACAATGTGTGGACATACAGGAAAAGTTAGAAAAGTGTTTGACATTGAAAG AGAATCCTTTAAAAAACTCTGTGATATTCCAAGCGAATACTCATGGGATTATATGAATGCTAGTCTTAGGAATGTTTTCAAGTTTCTTCGTCGTGATTATGCAGTGATAAGTAAAGAATCGCTTGCAGAAATCATTCCTGCATATTGGTGTAATGTATTTAAAAACCTTCTCAAAGATACATGGACTGAAGTGGATGAGGATTTCTATGATCTTTTACATTCAGAT AATTATTCCTGGATGCAGTATATAGTTGATCATGCACTGGCTAATATAACCCCACCCGAACAGTTAATGCTTGTTTCATTTATGGGCTTAAGCATAGTAACATATGTGACAGATTTGGGGTATGAACAGATGCGACAATGTGTTAGTAATGACTTGTTGTATTcaattttcaaatatgtttttccGCATTTGCGATGTTTCGACAATAAAACG AACAATGCACGAAGACTGCAATCCTTGTGCTTATTTGTTGTGTACAACTGTGCAAGAAACCCTGCTAACAGAAGTTCATATCGAAGCAGTTCTTTTCTTGATGGTGCCCAATTTTCGCAATCTGGAATTTCTTTGAAGGTGAAGGATAAAGTTATTTTTCCAAATGAGAG cgTCTATGAAATACTGATGAATATATTTGATGTAACCAAACAAGTGCTGACAAACACCAAATTCCAGGAAGATGTTGACAAGGAGTATATGCAAAACGTGCACATTTTGGCTGTCCTTAGCTTGGCGTATTTGTTTGAGGAAGGAGTTGATGCCATGCAATTTTCAGCTACTGATG aaattataatttatcTACAGAGCAGTATATATTCTGCTCTTAAGTCGCCAACTTTCATCCATTTGACTTTTTCGTTAGAAGAACTGTTAAACGGGTTGGAAAAGCTTGCTGTGAATAAGGATAACCAAGAGAGG ATGATTACACACAGAGTACTTGTATTATTGTTAAAGGTCCTTCAACGCTCTGACCTTCCAAATTTAGCATGTGCAGCTGCTTTAAAAGTGCTATGGCAGCTTTCCTTCAATCATGcttcaaaaataaaagagaCCTTATTAGATGTTATTTGTGACCTTAAG GAACACAACAATGATAATATACGTGAAAACGCTGAAGGTGTTATGTGGGAGTTGGAAGATCGAGCAG AAAAAAAGATCTCTACATCTGGACCTCAGAAACACATCATGCTAAGCTATTGTTGGGCTCAACAAGATGTTGTCAAAAAAATTGCTCTGCTGTTAAAAGAAAGTGGTTTCAATTTGTGGCTTGATATTGACAAGATGACAGGGTCAACAATAGATGCGATGGCCGAGGCCGTTGAAAATGCGACCATAGTTTTAATGTTTGTGTCTAGAAACTATAAAGAGAGTGCTGCTTGTCAGTCAG aGGCAAAGTATGCATCGTACCGAGGGGTACTGATAATACCAATTATGCTGGAAAACAACTGGAAGCCTGATGGTTGGCTCGGTTTAATAATTTGTACTTTGCTTTACTTTAAATTCCCTGAAGATAATGAACTAGCATTTTCAAGCAAATATCATGAACTTCATACAGAGATTATTAGAAGGTGCAAAGAGAAAGGTATTGCTATACCAGGAGCGAAGAATGTGGCAACATCAAGTGTGAATGCCATGCATGTAAATAATTGGACTAAAG GACCAAAGGGATCTTCCTTAGAACTTCAGAATTGTGTAAGAAAGACATATGTGGATGAGCATGTCGAACCAAGTATTGAAAACCTGGTTCAAGGGGGAAATGAAGATTACTTCAAAG AACTGGATTCACTTTGTCCAACTAGTCAGAAGACCCCAAGTGGCAATGCAAACATGTGGAACAAGCAAGAAATTTGTGATTGGCTAGAACAAAATAAGATCGACAG aaacaagTTTTCGTCCAACTTAACATTGGATGGTGaattgttaaaatttctttatGAACTACGGCTACAG caTCCAGTACAGTTTTATAAATTCTTGGAAAACGATTTGCAGCTGAAATCTTTGGAGGACGTGTCAAGATTTGTGATTGGTTTGGGAAAGTTACAGTTTGATTAA
- the LOC130630553 gene encoding uncharacterized protein LOC130630553 isoform X3 has translation MQYIVDHALANITPPEQLMLVSFMGLSIVTYVTDLGYEQMRQCVSNDLLYSIFKYVFPHLRCFDNKTNNARRLQSLCLFVVYNCARNPANRSSYRSSSFLDGAQFSQSGISLKVKDKVIFPNESVYEILMNIFDVTKQVLTNTKFQEDVDKEYMQNVHILAVLSLAYLFEEGVDAMQFSATDEIIIYLQSSIYSALKSPTFIHLTFSLEELLNGLEKLAVNKDNQERMITHRVLVLLLKVLQRSDLPNLACAAALKVLWQLSFNHASKIKETLLDVICDLKEHNNDNIRENAEGVMWELEDRAEKKISTSGPQKHIMLSYCWAQQDVVKKIALLLKESGFNLWLDIDKMTGSTIDAMAEAVENATIVLMFVSRNYKESAACQSEAKYASYRGVLIIPIMLENNWKPDGWLGLIICTLLYFKFPEDNELAFSSKYHELHTEIIRRCKEKGIAIPGAKNVATSSVNAMHVNNWTKGPKGSSLELQNCVRKTYVDEHVEPSIENLVQGGNEDYFKELDSLCPTSQKTPSGNANMWNKQEICDWLEQNKIDRNKFSSNLTLDGELLKFLYELRLQHPVQFYKFLENDLQLKSLEDVSRFVIGLGKLQFD, from the exons ATGCAGTATATAGTTGATCATGCACTGGCTAATATAACCCCACCCGAACAGTTAATGCTTGTTTCATTTATGGGCTTAAGCATAGTAACATATGTGACAGATTTGGGGTATGAACAGATGCGACAATGTGTTAGTAATGACTTGTTGTATTcaattttcaaatatgtttttccGCATTTGCGATGTTTCGACAATAAAACG AACAATGCACGAAGACTGCAATCCTTGTGCTTATTTGTTGTGTACAACTGTGCAAGAAACCCTGCTAACAGAAGTTCATATCGAAGCAGTTCTTTTCTTGATGGTGCCCAATTTTCGCAATCTGGAATTTCTTTGAAGGTGAAGGATAAAGTTATTTTTCCAAATGAGAG cgTCTATGAAATACTGATGAATATATTTGATGTAACCAAACAAGTGCTGACAAACACCAAATTCCAGGAAGATGTTGACAAGGAGTATATGCAAAACGTGCACATTTTGGCTGTCCTTAGCTTGGCGTATTTGTTTGAGGAAGGAGTTGATGCCATGCAATTTTCAGCTACTGATG aaattataatttatcTACAGAGCAGTATATATTCTGCTCTTAAGTCGCCAACTTTCATCCATTTGACTTTTTCGTTAGAAGAACTGTTAAACGGGTTGGAAAAGCTTGCTGTGAATAAGGATAACCAAGAGAGG ATGATTACACACAGAGTACTTGTATTATTGTTAAAGGTCCTTCAACGCTCTGACCTTCCAAATTTAGCATGTGCAGCTGCTTTAAAAGTGCTATGGCAGCTTTCCTTCAATCATGcttcaaaaataaaagagaCCTTATTAGATGTTATTTGTGACCTTAAG GAACACAACAATGATAATATACGTGAAAACGCTGAAGGTGTTATGTGGGAGTTGGAAGATCGAGCAG AAAAAAAGATCTCTACATCTGGACCTCAGAAACACATCATGCTAAGCTATTGTTGGGCTCAACAAGATGTTGTCAAAAAAATTGCTCTGCTGTTAAAAGAAAGTGGTTTCAATTTGTGGCTTGATATTGACAAGATGACAGGGTCAACAATAGATGCGATGGCCGAGGCCGTTGAAAATGCGACCATAGTTTTAATGTTTGTGTCTAGAAACTATAAAGAGAGTGCTGCTTGTCAGTCAG aGGCAAAGTATGCATCGTACCGAGGGGTACTGATAATACCAATTATGCTGGAAAACAACTGGAAGCCTGATGGTTGGCTCGGTTTAATAATTTGTACTTTGCTTTACTTTAAATTCCCTGAAGATAATGAACTAGCATTTTCAAGCAAATATCATGAACTTCATACAGAGATTATTAGAAGGTGCAAAGAGAAAGGTATTGCTATACCAGGAGCGAAGAATGTGGCAACATCAAGTGTGAATGCCATGCATGTAAATAATTGGACTAAAG GACCAAAGGGATCTTCCTTAGAACTTCAGAATTGTGTAAGAAAGACATATGTGGATGAGCATGTCGAACCAAGTATTGAAAACCTGGTTCAAGGGGGAAATGAAGATTACTTCAAAG AACTGGATTCACTTTGTCCAACTAGTCAGAAGACCCCAAGTGGCAATGCAAACATGTGGAACAAGCAAGAAATTTGTGATTGGCTAGAACAAAATAAGATCGACAG aaacaagTTTTCGTCCAACTTAACATTGGATGGTGaattgttaaaatttctttatGAACTACGGCTACAG caTCCAGTACAGTTTTATAAATTCTTGGAAAACGATTTGCAGCTGAAATCTTTGGAGGACGTGTCAAGATTTGTGATTGGTTTGGGAAAGTTACAGTTTGATTAA
- the LOC130630553 gene encoding uncharacterized protein LOC130630553 isoform X2, translated as MSTEEIADVQHDQEVFRVKVTMCGHTGKVRKVFDIERESFKKLCDIPSEYSWDYMNASLRNVFKFLRRDYAVISKESLAEIIPAYWCNVFKNLLKDTWTEVDEDFYDLLHSDNYSWMQYIVDHALANITPPEQLMLVSFMGLSIVTYVTDLGYEQMRQCVSNDLLYSIFKYVFPHLRCFDNKTNNARRLQSLCLFVVYNCARNPANRSSYRSSSFLDGAQFSQSGISLKVKDKVIFPNESVYEILMNIFDVTKQVLTNTKFQEDVDKEYMQNVHILAVLSLAYLFEEGVDAMQFSATDEIIIYLQSSIYSALKSPTFIHLTFSLEELLNGLEKLAVNKDNQERMITHRVLVLLLKVLQRSDLPNLACAAALKVLWQLSFNHASKIKETLLDVICDLKEHNNDNIRENAEGVMWELEDRAEKKISTSGPQKHIMLSYCWAQQDVVKKIALLLKESGFNLWLDIDKMTGSTIDAMAEAVENATIVLMFVSRNYKESAACQSEAKYASYRGVLIIPIMLENNWKPDGWLGLIICTLLYFKFPEDNELAFSSKYHELHTEIIRRCKEKGIAIPGAKNVATSSVNAMHVNNWTKGPKGSSLELQNCVRKTYVDEHVEPSIENLVQGGNEDYFKELDSLCPTSQKTPSGNANMWNKQEICDWLEQNKIDRNKFSSNLTLDGELLKFLYELRLQHPVQFYKFLENDLQLKSLEDVSRFVIGLGKLQFD; from the exons atgtCCACTGAAGAAATTGCTGATGTTCAGCATGATCAGGAGGTATTCAG AGTCAAAGTGACAATGTGTGGACATACAGGAAAAGTTAGAAAAGTGTTTGACATTGAAAG AGAATCCTTTAAAAAACTCTGTGATATTCCAAGCGAATACTCATGGGATTATATGAATGCTAGTCTTAGGAATGTTTTCAAGTTTCTTCGTCGTGATTATGCAGTGATAAGTAAAGAATCGCTTGCAGAAATCATTCCTGCATATTGGTGTAATGTATTTAAAAACCTTCTCAAAGATACATGGACTGAAGTGGATGAGGATTTCTATGATCTTTTACATTCAGAT AATTATTCCTGGATGCAGTATATAGTTGATCATGCACTGGCTAATATAACCCCACCCGAACAGTTAATGCTTGTTTCATTTATGGGCTTAAGCATAGTAACATATGTGACAGATTTGGGGTATGAACAGATGCGACAATGTGTTAGTAATGACTTGTTGTATTcaattttcaaatatgtttttccGCATTTGCGATGTTTCGACAATAAAACG AACAATGCACGAAGACTGCAATCCTTGTGCTTATTTGTTGTGTACAACTGTGCAAGAAACCCTGCTAACAGAAGTTCATATCGAAGCAGTTCTTTTCTTGATGGTGCCCAATTTTCGCAATCTGGAATTTCTTTGAAGGTGAAGGATAAAGTTATTTTTCCAAATGAGAG cgTCTATGAAATACTGATGAATATATTTGATGTAACCAAACAAGTGCTGACAAACACCAAATTCCAGGAAGATGTTGACAAGGAGTATATGCAAAACGTGCACATTTTGGCTGTCCTTAGCTTGGCGTATTTGTTTGAGGAAGGAGTTGATGCCATGCAATTTTCAGCTACTGATG aaattataatttatcTACAGAGCAGTATATATTCTGCTCTTAAGTCGCCAACTTTCATCCATTTGACTTTTTCGTTAGAAGAACTGTTAAACGGGTTGGAAAAGCTTGCTGTGAATAAGGATAACCAAGAGAGG ATGATTACACACAGAGTACTTGTATTATTGTTAAAGGTCCTTCAACGCTCTGACCTTCCAAATTTAGCATGTGCAGCTGCTTTAAAAGTGCTATGGCAGCTTTCCTTCAATCATGcttcaaaaataaaagagaCCTTATTAGATGTTATTTGTGACCTTAAG GAACACAACAATGATAATATACGTGAAAACGCTGAAGGTGTTATGTGGGAGTTGGAAGATCGAGCAG AAAAAAAGATCTCTACATCTGGACCTCAGAAACACATCATGCTAAGCTATTGTTGGGCTCAACAAGATGTTGTCAAAAAAATTGCTCTGCTGTTAAAAGAAAGTGGTTTCAATTTGTGGCTTGATATTGACAAGATGACAGGGTCAACAATAGATGCGATGGCCGAGGCCGTTGAAAATGCGACCATAGTTTTAATGTTTGTGTCTAGAAACTATAAAGAGAGTGCTGCTTGTCAGTCAG aGGCAAAGTATGCATCGTACCGAGGGGTACTGATAATACCAATTATGCTGGAAAACAACTGGAAGCCTGATGGTTGGCTCGGTTTAATAATTTGTACTTTGCTTTACTTTAAATTCCCTGAAGATAATGAACTAGCATTTTCAAGCAAATATCATGAACTTCATACAGAGATTATTAGAAGGTGCAAAGAGAAAGGTATTGCTATACCAGGAGCGAAGAATGTGGCAACATCAAGTGTGAATGCCATGCATGTAAATAATTGGACTAAAG GACCAAAGGGATCTTCCTTAGAACTTCAGAATTGTGTAAGAAAGACATATGTGGATGAGCATGTCGAACCAAGTATTGAAAACCTGGTTCAAGGGGGAAATGAAGATTACTTCAAAG AACTGGATTCACTTTGTCCAACTAGTCAGAAGACCCCAAGTGGCAATGCAAACATGTGGAACAAGCAAGAAATTTGTGATTGGCTAGAACAAAATAAGATCGACAG aaacaagTTTTCGTCCAACTTAACATTGGATGGTGaattgttaaaatttctttatGAACTACGGCTACAG caTCCAGTACAGTTTTATAAATTCTTGGAAAACGATTTGCAGCTGAAATCTTTGGAGGACGTGTCAAGATTTGTGATTGGTTTGGGAAAGTTACAGTTTGATTAA
- the LOC130630574 gene encoding glycerol kinase-like: MKMAYLGAIDQGTSSCRFLLFSAETGDVVASHQVETHSIHPEEGWCQQDPKEILSSVLLCIEKTLEKCTHVDIKNIKAIGITNQRESTIVWDKKTGEPIYPAIIWLDGRTRETVDELIQKTENKSQSAFQNICGLPLSTYFSAVKLRWILDHCKEAQTALSEDNLCFGTVDTWLLWNLTGGKNGGVYATDVTNASRTMLMNITTLQWDDSMCRFFDVPKEILPEIRSSSEIFGNMCKGTLIGVPISGILGDQQAALVGQKCFAQGEAKNTYGTGNFLLYNTGNSPVFSEHGLLTTVGYKFGPSKPAVYALEGSIAITGAAVKWLRDNLGIIQNAGETEVLASSVSDNGDVYFVPAFSGLFAPHWETSARGIIIGITQYTTKSHIARATLEAVCFQTKEILDSMDKDSSIPLKQLLVDGGMTVNNFLMQLQTDILGIDVVRAKMAETTALGAAIAAGCAEGINCWKEDASKTTDSTGYDVFKPNLAETERSQLYGRWKEAVKRSKSWKN; this comes from the exons atgaaAATGGCGTATCTTGGAGCAATCGATCAAGGTACATCTAGCTGCAGATTTTTG ctCTTTTCTGCTGAAACTGGTGATGTTGTTGCATCACATCAAGTGGAAACACACAGCATTCATCCAGAGGAAGG GTGGTGCCAACAGGATCCAAAGGAGATTTTATCGTCTGtgttgttgtgcattgaaaAAACATTGGAGAAGTGCACACATGTTgacattaaaaacataaaagccATTGGAATTACTAATCAGCGTGAATCTACGATAGTTTGGGATAAAAAAACCGGCGAACCCATCTATCCGGCCATTA ttTGGCTTGATGGACGAACTCGAGAAACTGTTGATGAACTAAttcaaaaaactgaaaataaatctCAATCAGCATTTCAA AACATTTGCGGTTTACCATTGTCAACCTACTTTAGTGCTGTAAAGTTACGATGGATCTTGGATCATTGCAAGGAAGCACAGACGGCATTATCAGAAGACAATTTATGTTTTGGAACAGTTGACACATGGTTGCTTTGG aatttgacAGGTGGGAAAAATGGTGGAGTTTATGCTACTGATGTCACAAATGCAAGTCGGACAATGTTAATGAATATAACTACTTTACAATGGGATGATTCAATGTGCAG ATTCTTCGATGTTCCCAAAGAGATTTTGCCAGAGATACGAAGTTCTtcagaaatttttggaaatatg TGTAAAGGCACACTCATTGGTGTTCCAATATCTGGT ATTCTTGGTGATCAGCAAGCTGCTCTAGTGGGACAGAAATGTTTTGCACAAGGAGAAGCTAAAAACAC GTATGGTACTGGCAACTTTCTACTTTATAACACTGGAAAT AGTCCAGTGTTTTCTGAGCATGGGTTGTTAACAACAGTTGGTTACAAGTTTGGGCCAAGCAAGCCTGCTGTATATGCTTTGGAG GGCTCCATAGCAATAACTGGTGCTGCTGTGAAATGGCTTCGTGATAACCTTGGTATAATACAGAATGCAGGAGAGACTGAAGTCTTGGCCTCATCGGTATCTGATAATGGAGATGTGTATTTTGTTCCTGCTTTTTCTGGTTTGTTTGCACCTCATTGGGAAACTAGTGCAAGAGG AATAATTATTGGTATTACACAGTACACAACAAAATCCCATATAGCAAGAGCCACACTCGAAGCAGTTTGTTTCCAAACTAAAGAG ATTTTGGATTCAATGGATAAAGATTCTAGTATTCCACTGAAACAGTTGTTAGTTGATGGTGGAATGACGGTGAATAATTTTCTGATGCAACTACAAACAGATATATTGGGGATAGATGTGG TGCGAGCAAAGATGGCTGAAACAACAGCTCTTGGTGCTGCTATTGCAGCAGGCTGTGCAGAAGGAATCAATTGCTGGAAGGAAGATGCATCCAAGACAACGGATTCGACTGGGTATGATGTCTTTAAGCCAAATTTAGCAGAAACAG AACGGAGTCAATTGTATGGTAGATGGAAAGAGGCTGTTAAAAGATCAAAATCGTGGAAAAATTAA